One genomic segment of Candidatus Epulonipiscium sp. includes these proteins:
- a CDS encoding Rrf2 family transcriptional regulator, with protein sequence MKLSTKGRYGLKAMLDLAVHSQDRHIALRHIAERQEISDHYLEQLIAVLRKSGLVKSIRGAQGGYSLAMPPRQITVGDILRALEGSLAPVDCVSEGINAECTEWDCCVTRLVWKKIRDKINEVVDSITLEDLLRDYEKLNVDREYMYYI encoded by the coding sequence ATGAAATTATCTACTAAGGGAAGATATGGATTAAAGGCAATGCTTGATTTAGCAGTTCATAGTCAGGATAGGCATATTGCATTAAGACATATCGCAGAAAGGCAGGAAATATCCGATCACTATCTAGAACAATTAATTGCAGTCCTTAGAAAATCAGGACTAGTTAAAAGTATAAGAGGGGCCCAGGGAGGATATAGTTTAGCGATGCCTCCTAGACAAATAACCGTAGGAGATATTCTTAGAGCCTTAGAAGGCTCACTAGCCCCTGTTGACTGCGTTAGTGAAGGTATTAATGCTGAGTGCACAGAGTGGGATTGTTGTGTGACGAGACTTGTCTGGAAAAAAATCAGGGATAAAATCAATGAGGTTGTTGATTCGATTACCCTTGAAGATTTATTAAGAGATTATGAAAAGCTAAATGTCGATAGGGAGTATATGTATTACATCTAG
- the nifS gene encoding cysteine desulfurase NifS, with translation MQRIYFDHAATTSTRQEVVDAMIPYFTENFGNPSSIYEIARINKKALDESRDKIAKLLGADSREIFFTSGGTEADNWAIKGIAESYKDKGNHIITSTTEHHAVLHTCEYLQSKGYEVTYLPVDEFGRINPEDVRNAIKDTTILITIMYANNEIGTIQPIEEIGRVAKEKGVIFHTDGVQAVGHIPIDVKEANVDLLSLSGHKFHGPKGIGALYIRKGIKIKPLLHGGAQERGRRGGTENVPGIVGLAKALELSIKDMEKNNKKMLELRDTIIEGITEKVDHVKLNGHPIHRLPNNINFTFDFIEGESLLLLLDMKGIYGSSGSACTSGSLDPSHVLLAIGLPHERAHGSLRITIGGENTKEEVDYFLEVLPPIVQRLRDMSPLYEAYIKSK, from the coding sequence ATGCAGAGAATTTACTTTGATCATGCAGCTACAACTTCAACAAGACAAGAAGTCGTGGATGCTATGATTCCATATTTTACCGAGAATTTTGGTAATCCTTCAAGTATATATGAAATTGCAAGAATAAATAAAAAGGCTCTAGACGAATCTAGGGATAAGATTGCGAAACTCTTAGGAGCTGATTCTAGGGAGATCTTTTTTACCAGCGGAGGAACGGAAGCAGATAATTGGGCTATAAAAGGAATAGCCGAAAGTTATAAAGATAAAGGTAATCATATAATTACTTCTACTACTGAGCATCATGCGGTACTTCATACTTGCGAATATCTTCAAAGCAAGGGATATGAAGTAACCTATCTTCCTGTGGATGAATTCGGAAGGATTAATCCGGAAGATGTAAGAAATGCAATCAAAGATACAACCATATTGATTACTATAATGTATGCCAATAATGAAATAGGTACTATTCAGCCTATAGAAGAAATAGGTCGTGTGGCAAAGGAAAAAGGAGTGATTTTCCATACTGATGGGGTTCAGGCGGTAGGACATATCCCTATTGATGTTAAGGAAGCCAATGTAGATTTATTATCTCTTTCAGGACATAAATTCCATGGTCCTAAGGGTATTGGGGCATTATATATAAGAAAAGGAATAAAAATAAAACCTCTTCTTCATGGAGGTGCCCAAGAAAGGGGACGAAGAGGTGGAACTGAAAATGTTCCAGGGATAGTAGGCCTAGCTAAGGCATTAGAATTATCAATTAAGGATATGGAAAAAAACAATAAAAAAATGTTGGAGCTTAGGGATACCATAATTGAGGGGATTACCGAAAAGGTAGACCATGTGAAATTAAACGGACATCCGATTCATAGGTTGCCTAATAATATAAATTTTACCTTTGACTTTATTGAGGGAGAATCTTTGTTACTTCTATTGGATATGAAGGGTATATACGGCTCTAGTGGTTCTGCTTGCACTTCAGGTTCCTTAGATCCATCCCATGTATTACTCGCCATTGGGCTTCCCCACGAAAGGGCCCATGGTTCCCTTAGAATTACTATAGGGGGTGAAAATACCAAAGAAGAAGTAGACTACTTTTTGGAGGTTTTACCTCCTATTGTACAAAGATTAAGGGATATGTCTCCTTTATACGAAGCTTATATAAAATCTAAGTAA